One window of the Candidatus Jettenia sp. genome contains the following:
- a CDS encoding cell wall metabolism sensor histidine kinase WalK, producing the protein MMRNTLFWKIFTSYTILLCLCLVFTGYFVNRVIKKYQVNLFTKNLESDATFIHHSIKALLSKNDTEEITRVCKTLSQRLNLNIVITTYTGEIISQSEIMKSGHKDRIDNVLKNKTDTIYHDSRSGLTYTVTPIKISEDRKFFLITSASFIADTASLTAATKTVMLYLLLAFAITLAMGFVVIRINTSPLLNITQIAQNFAQGNFARKVEIVSSDEMGDLANAINTMGVELQSQMQTILDDKNKLDAIMVNMNDAIITTDLQERIILINHAAKVLFGIPKITLHRDYLWEKIRNEKLCNLVRETIQTQTIRISEIELLSPEKKLLQAHLSLIQIDKNTRGVLLVFHDITELRKLENTRKEFVANVSHELRTPLASIKGYVETLLDNTIIDQEHLREFLTIIMKHTQRLDNLIKDILELSKLDSHDLKIELRSLDIYSCIEGLFSHYKEHCIQRDQTFELNIPHRIPMIETNEYILRQLLTNLLDNAIKYTPKGGRIGLKIEPVNSSVLFEVSDTGIGIPKEHIPRIFERFYRVDPARSREMGGTGLGLPIVKHIVNLHHGLIKVESTPGVGSRFIITLPKQQPKRTT; encoded by the coding sequence ATGATGAGAAATACATTGTTTTGGAAGATTTTTACAAGCTATACCATACTTTTGTGTCTATGCCTGGTCTTTACAGGATATTTTGTAAACAGAGTAATTAAGAAATATCAGGTAAATCTGTTCACAAAAAACCTGGAATCTGATGCAACGTTTATTCATCACTCTATCAAAGCATTATTATCAAAGAATGATACAGAAGAGATTACCCGCGTTTGTAAAACATTGAGCCAGCGTTTAAACCTTAACATCGTTATCACAACTTATACAGGAGAGATCATCAGCCAATCGGAAATTATGAAATCTGGTCATAAAGACCGTATTGATAATGTGTTAAAAAACAAGACAGATACAATATATCATGACAGTCGTTCTGGATTAACCTATACTGTTACACCGATAAAAATATCCGAAGATAGAAAGTTTTTTCTGATTACATCAGCCTCTTTTATAGCCGATACAGCAAGTCTAACTGCTGCTACAAAAACCGTTATGCTTTACTTACTCCTCGCATTTGCAATAACATTAGCTATGGGCTTTGTCGTTATTAGAATAAATACATCCCCTCTCCTAAATATTACCCAAATAGCACAAAATTTTGCACAGGGCAATTTTGCTCGAAAAGTAGAAATTGTATCTTCAGATGAAATGGGCGATCTGGCAAATGCCATCAATACTATGGGTGTTGAACTCCAATCCCAAATGCAAACTATTCTGGATGATAAAAATAAATTGGACGCTATTATGGTTAATATGAATGATGCAATAATTACAACAGACTTGCAGGAACGAATTATTCTTATCAACCATGCAGCTAAAGTCTTATTTGGAATACCAAAGATTACCTTGCATAGAGATTATCTATGGGAAAAAATACGAAATGAGAAATTATGTAATCTGGTGAGGGAAACCATTCAGACTCAAACGATCAGGATATCAGAAATTGAGCTTCTTTCACCTGAAAAGAAATTGTTACAGGCACATCTTTCTCTTATCCAGATTGATAAAAATACCCGGGGAGTTCTTCTCGTGTTCCATGATATTACAGAATTGAGAAAACTCGAAAACACACGGAAAGAATTTGTCGCCAATGTATCTCATGAATTAAGAACACCTCTCGCTTCCATCAAGGGATATGTGGAAACATTACTCGATAATACGATAATAGATCAGGAACATTTACGAGAATTTCTCACGATTATCATGAAACATACCCAGAGGCTCGATAACCTGATTAAAGATATTCTGGAGCTATCCAAATTAGATTCCCATGATTTAAAAATAGAACTTCGGAGTTTAGACATATATTCTTGTATAGAAGGTCTGTTTTCACATTACAAGGAACACTGCATACAAAGGGATCAAACTTTTGAACTCAATATACCTCATCGTATACCTATGATTGAAACAAATGAATATATCTTGCGCCAATTGCTAACCAACTTGCTTGATAATGCTATCAAGTATACGCCAAAAGGTGGTCGGATAGGTCTGAAGATTGAACCGGTCAATTCATCTGTACTGTTTGAAGTATCAGATACAGGTATCGGTATTCCCAAAGAACACATCCCACGCATCTTTGAGAGATTCTACCGGGTTGATCCGGCTCGGTCCCGAGAAATGGGGGGAACAGGATTAGGTCTTCCTATAGTTAAACATATTGTTAATCTCCACCACGGACTTATTAAAGTCGAAAGTACTCCAGGCGTTGGAAGCAGATTCATAATCACACTACCGAAACAGCAGCCCAAACGTACAACGTAA
- a CDS encoding sugar transferase, which yields MPIKIFNYPFSKRQIILSAGDVIIVNGAIFLSAILRLGLSTGWDYIRDNLLSFLLTGLIFVFMFFLTELYDMRKDFKSVSNIITIISASTSAFIITTFLFYMSWSLRIGRGVFIILGILITFFIIGWRILYSYLLDQPIFNRNTLIIGAGWAGRSILEEINKSKKTGLKVIGFIDDDMLKRDTRIGGIPVIGNRYALPTIIHTYTINLIIVAITHEKHADLIKALIRCSWSGIDIIDMPAIYEQLTGKIPFHHINDTWMLHILISKPKLYGKLVKPVLEVFIAFMLFILLTPTMLIIAMLIKVTSQGSIFYTQERMGKDKRRFTMVKFRTMLENAELNTGAVYTADNDPRITKVGKFLRKWRLDEIPQLLNIMNGNMSLTGPRPERQVFIKEFEEKIPFYNQRLTVRPGLTGWAQIKYPYASSIEQTEEKLQYDLYYIKNMSFLLDFVILLKTINVVLFGKGK from the coding sequence ATGCCAATTAAGATTTTTAACTATCCATTCTCAAAACGCCAGATAATCCTTAGTGCAGGGGATGTAATTATTGTAAATGGCGCTATCTTTTTATCAGCGATACTTCGTTTAGGTCTAAGTACCGGATGGGACTATATAAGAGATAATCTCTTATCGTTTCTATTGACCGGGTTAATCTTTGTTTTCATGTTCTTTCTTACCGAACTTTATGATATGCGGAAGGACTTTAAGTCAGTAAGTAATATCATAACTATCATTTCTGCATCCACCAGTGCATTTATTATTACAACGTTTCTGTTTTATATGAGTTGGTCACTGAGAATAGGACGTGGCGTATTCATAATATTAGGCATACTTATTACGTTTTTTATCATAGGTTGGAGGATTTTGTATAGCTATTTACTCGATCAGCCGATTTTTAACCGAAATACATTAATTATTGGCGCCGGCTGGGCAGGGAGGTCGATTTTAGAAGAAATAAATAAGTCAAAAAAAACAGGGTTGAAGGTTATTGGTTTTATTGATGATGATATGCTGAAGAGGGATACACGTATTGGTGGAATTCCCGTGATTGGTAATAGATATGCCTTACCCACTATTATTCATACCTATACTATTAATCTTATTATTGTAGCTATTACCCATGAGAAGCATGCCGATTTGATTAAGGCTTTGATTCGCTGTTCATGGAGTGGGATAGATATTATTGATATGCCAGCCATTTATGAGCAACTTACCGGTAAAATACCCTTTCATCACATTAATGATACGTGGATGTTACATATCCTTATTAGTAAACCGAAATTATACGGCAAATTAGTTAAACCCGTTCTTGAAGTATTCATTGCGTTCATGCTTTTCATCCTGTTAACACCTACTATGCTTATTATAGCGATGCTCATTAAAGTTACCTCGCAAGGCAGTATTTTTTACACCCAGGAACGTATGGGAAAAGACAAGAGAAGGTTTACCATGGTAAAATTTCGTACCATGTTAGAAAATGCAGAATTAAACACGGGCGCAGTTTATACTGCAGATAATGACCCCCGGATTACAAAAGTTGGAAAATTCCTCAGAAAGTGGAGGTTGGATGAGATTCCTCAACTGTTAAATATTATGAATGGGAATATGAGTTTAACTGGACCTCGTCCGGAAAGACAGGTCTTCATAAAGGAGTTTGAGGAAAAAATACCTTTTTATAACCAACGACTTACTGTCAGACCAGGCTTAACAGGCTGGGCGCAAATAAAATACCCTTATGCATCATCAATTGAGCAAACCGAAGAAAAATTACAATACGATCTCTATTATATAAAAAATATGTCCTTCCTCCTGGATTTTGTAATATTGCTCAAGACCATAAATGTAGTATTATTCGGAAAGGGAAAATGA
- a CDS encoding potassium/proton antiporter, giving the protein MFLLIALLLIIATYATKITSKLGIPVLLLFLGIGMLIGSDVLNFIYFDDAVLTQKIANIALIFILFEGGFNTRRDALTFVFGPALTLATFGIVLTAAILGLLIHYVVHIDLLYSFLIGSIISSTDAAAVLMILRQKIIKRNVSTTLEVESATNDPMAILLTVIVIQIISGETRNVPLFLIHLTWQLGGGILIGWIIGKVGGKLFDKLEAENRGYYHVMSIAVSLLAFGLADVTKSNGIIAVFFTGYWLGNTDFVYRRGVGYFVNGISTFSNMAIFLLLGVLVFPKNLVPVWREGVLIALLLIVVARPITVLICTLPFRRFKLKENLFIMWGGIKGAVPIVLATYPAVYGLDDNHFIFNIVFFAVFLSCLLQGTTIGWVADKLKLSLPSRPKSKHSIELITTQKSNIDVFEIQIPEISSIDGTRIQELNLPPDSLITSIIRENHIIIPKENTILKKHDILFVIASYEKIDLIRSELSK; this is encoded by the coding sequence GTGTTTCTTCTCATCGCATTATTACTGATTATCGCAACATACGCTACTAAGATAACATCAAAACTGGGCATTCCAGTATTACTGCTTTTCTTAGGAATTGGAATGCTGATCGGTAGTGATGTACTCAACTTCATTTATTTTGACGATGCGGTACTTACCCAAAAAATAGCCAATATAGCATTAATATTTATCTTATTTGAGGGAGGATTTAATACCCGAAGAGATGCTCTTACATTTGTTTTTGGTCCGGCATTGACTCTAGCGACATTCGGCATAGTTCTCACTGCAGCTATTCTTGGATTATTGATTCATTATGTTGTTCACATTGACTTACTATACTCCTTCCTGATCGGTTCCATAATATCCTCAACCGATGCTGCGGCAGTTTTAATGATACTCAGACAAAAAATTATAAAAAGGAACGTCTCCACAACATTAGAGGTCGAATCGGCCACAAATGATCCCATGGCAATCCTTCTTACCGTGATCGTTATACAAATAATTTCTGGTGAAACAAGAAATGTACCACTGTTCCTGATTCACCTAACCTGGCAGCTTGGTGGAGGAATACTGATTGGATGGATCATTGGTAAGGTGGGTGGTAAGCTATTTGATAAACTCGAAGCAGAGAACAGAGGTTATTACCATGTTATGAGCATAGCAGTTAGCCTGCTTGCATTCGGTCTTGCAGATGTTACTAAATCAAATGGTATTATTGCCGTATTTTTCACCGGATATTGGCTTGGTAATACAGATTTTGTTTATCGGCGTGGAGTTGGCTATTTTGTGAATGGTATTTCTACATTTAGTAATATGGCAATATTTTTGTTATTGGGAGTATTAGTATTCCCTAAGAATCTTGTACCTGTCTGGAGGGAAGGGGTACTCATTGCGTTGCTATTGATTGTTGTTGCACGCCCAATAACAGTACTCATTTGTACATTGCCTTTTAGGAGATTTAAATTAAAGGAAAATTTGTTCATCATGTGGGGAGGAATAAAGGGGGCTGTTCCCATCGTGTTGGCTACATATCCAGCCGTCTATGGTCTTGATGATAATCACTTTATCTTCAATATTGTATTTTTCGCAGTATTTTTATCGTGTTTATTGCAGGGTACTACCATTGGTTGGGTAGCAGACAAACTGAAGTTATCCCTTCCTTCTCGTCCCAAATCAAAACATTCTATTGAGTTAATTACTACGCAAAAAAGTAATATCGATGTCTTTGAAATACAAATTCCGGAAATATCGAGTATTGATGGTACGAGAATACAAGAATTAAACTTACCTCCCGATTCATTGATAACTTCAATAATACGAGAAAATCATATTATTATCCCAAAAGAAAATACTATCCTAAAAAAGCATGATATACTATTTGTAATTGCATCATATGAAAAAATAGATCTTATTAGATCAGAGCTAAGTAAATAA
- a CDS encoding B12-binding domain-containing radical SAM protein, whose protein sequence is MKILLIDPPFYRFFNYYNRYFPLGLSYLSSTLKKAGHQVILYDADCNISPKGIDYTRLPDKYHTYVKELKNPENPIIKEISRVFEKFQPDAVGVTVMTPKAASAFLVASLAKRYNKDCYVIFGGPHATLKADEILKNTRDVDFVIRGEGEASMLELVNILSTADIGSPASNGKTDISPALSNIYGLSYRDGNKNIHNATGRFIDNLDCLPFPDRESLLGLHTYTSEDMGLFMGSRGCPYNCSYCATQIWTKKVRYRSFTNILEEIKYVYQRYGTRQFTFKDDSFTIHRKRVLEFCGWLSDAGIKINWDCNTRVDLVDSELLKAMKKAGCNSIKVGIESGSERILKLIDKGITLERIKESSRLFREAGIHWTAYFMMGIPTETKEDTKHTLDLLYEIKPGFASIGVYEPFPGTRLFDIGVESGLLNKEMSYEDFFTRIPSDYYLKDVNRRIDTMSHEDFTVLENELKNAFHRYNKGVMRILERVKARSYLYVNNPRIFFNDIEKFFGWI, encoded by the coding sequence ATGAAAATTCTTTTGATAGATCCTCCCTTTTATAGATTTTTTAATTACTATAACCGTTATTTTCCTTTAGGACTAAGTTATCTATCCTCAACACTAAAAAAGGCCGGACATCAGGTAATCCTGTATGATGCTGACTGTAATATAAGCCCAAAGGGTATAGATTATACGAGATTGCCTGATAAATATCATACCTATGTAAAGGAGTTGAAGAATCCGGAAAATCCGATTATCAAAGAAATTTCCCGGGTCTTTGAGAAATTCCAGCCTGATGCCGTTGGGGTAACCGTTATGACTCCTAAAGCAGCATCTGCATTCCTTGTTGCTTCTTTAGCAAAAAGATATAATAAAGATTGTTACGTTATTTTTGGCGGTCCTCATGCAACATTAAAGGCAGATGAAATTCTTAAAAATACGCGAGATGTTGATTTTGTTATACGTGGAGAGGGTGAAGCATCGATGCTTGAATTGGTAAACATATTAAGCACGGCAGACATCGGCTCCCCTGCCAGCAATGGTAAAACAGATATTTCTCCTGCCCTCAGTAACATATACGGACTTTCTTATCGGGATGGTAATAAAAATATCCATAATGCTACAGGAAGATTTATCGATAATTTAGATTGCCTTCCATTTCCAGACCGGGAATCACTTTTAGGTTTACATACCTATACCTCAGAAGATATGGGCTTATTCATGGGAAGCCGGGGTTGCCCGTATAATTGTTCCTATTGTGCAACACAGATATGGACAAAAAAAGTGAGGTATCGCTCTTTCACTAATATTTTAGAAGAAATCAAGTATGTATATCAACGCTATGGAACCCGTCAATTTACCTTTAAGGATGATTCTTTTACCATTCACAGAAAGAGAGTTTTGGAATTTTGTGGCTGGCTGTCAGATGCAGGAATAAAGATCAATTGGGATTGCAATACACGGGTAGATTTAGTGGATTCAGAACTCCTGAAAGCTATGAAAAAGGCCGGCTGTAATAGTATAAAGGTTGGAATTGAATCGGGCAGTGAAAGAATATTAAAGTTAATAGATAAAGGTATTACTCTGGAACGGATAAAAGAATCATCAAGACTCTTCCGTGAGGCAGGTATTCATTGGACAGCTTATTTTATGATGGGTATACCTACGGAGACGAAAGAAGATACTAAACATACTCTTGATTTACTCTATGAGATAAAGCCTGGTTTTGCCTCGATCGGCGTTTATGAGCCTTTCCCCGGTACAAGACTTTTTGATATCGGTGTTGAATCCGGACTTTTAAATAAAGAAATGTCATATGAGGATTTCTTTACCCGTATACCGAGCGACTATTATCTGAAGGATGTAAATCGAAGGATCGATACTATGAGTCATGAGGATTTTACAGTATTGGAAAACGAGCTAAAGAATGCCTTTCACCGTTATAATAAAGGCGTTATGCGCATCCTTGAAAGGGTAAAGGCCAGAAGCTATCTTTATGTAAACAATCCCAGGATTTTCTTCAATGATATCGAAAAATTCTTTGGTTGGATTTAG
- a CDS encoding type II toxin-antitoxin system VapC family toxin, translated as MILYLDTSDLVKLYVEEIGSKRTKDMVRTATVVSTSKVAYAEARAAFARKQKDDGISKEILQKIAEDFTRDWESYFVLEVTDGLIRLAGDIAQKYLLRGFDAIHLASAINLKHKIRSEVYFSSNDAKLNHAAEKEGMVFIQ; from the coding sequence GTGATCCTTTATCTTGATACCAGCGACCTGGTGAAATTGTACGTTGAGGAAATTGGTTCTAAAAGAACGAAGGATATGGTCCGCACTGCAACAGTTGTTTCTACTTCAAAAGTAGCTTATGCCGAAGCAAGGGCGGCCTTTGCAAGGAAACAGAAAGACGATGGGATTTCTAAGGAGATACTGCAAAAAATTGCAGAAGATTTTACCAGAGATTGGGAAAGTTATTTTGTACTTGAGGTAACAGATGGTTTAATACGGCTTGCCGGTGATATTGCCCAAAAGTATCTTCTCAGGGGTTTTGATGCCATTCATTTGGCATCAGCCATCAATTTAAAACACAAAATCAGATCAGAGGTGTATTTTTCAAGTAATGATGCAAAGCTAAACCATGCTGCGGAAAAAGAAGGAATGGTTTTCATTCAATGA
- a CDS encoding YifB family Mg chelatase-like AAA ATPase, producing the protein MLAKVKSVAVFGIDAYLLDIEIYIATGDMPYVAIVGLPDTAVKESRDRVKAAINTSGYRFPHKPMTINLAPADRKKEGPAFELPIAIGILMATGQIGIQGIREYAIVGELSLDGRLRPVKGCLSMALKCKELGIKKLLVPSENVSEAAIVAGIDVIPVKTLADTVGILTESIPAIPHKVTVEEIFKESCSYDVDYADVKGQEHAKRALTVAVAGNHNLIMVGPPGSGKTMLAQRIPTIMPSLTLEEALDTTRIYSIAGLLNPEQSLIATRPFRAPHHTISTAGLVGGGSFPRPGEISLSHHGVLFLDELPEFDRKTLEVLRQPLETGSITISRAMSSVTYPASSVLVASCNPCPCGFYTDKQHPCRCTPHQIQNYMSKVSGPLLDRIDIQLEVPAVRYHELVADREVQSSDDMRKKVLAARIMQKERFKDLLSNYGQEQGIIVNARMSSKQVKKYCILDKPAETLLHQAMTGLGISARGHSKVLKVARTIADIDESQIIKIDHISEAIQYRSLDRTLWK; encoded by the coding sequence ATGCTGGCAAAAGTTAAAAGTGTTGCCGTTTTCGGAATTGACGCATATTTATTAGATATTGAGATTTATATCGCCACAGGCGATATGCCTTATGTCGCCATCGTTGGGTTACCTGACACTGCGGTTAAGGAAAGTCGCGACAGAGTAAAGGCAGCAATCAATACCAGCGGTTATCGATTTCCCCACAAGCCAATGACCATAAACCTGGCGCCTGCGGACCGCAAGAAAGAGGGGCCTGCTTTTGAATTGCCCATAGCGATTGGAATCCTTATGGCAACTGGCCAAATCGGAATACAAGGTATCCGGGAATATGCTATTGTAGGCGAACTATCGTTAGATGGCAGGTTACGCCCTGTTAAGGGATGCCTATCGATGGCGCTTAAATGCAAAGAACTAGGTATAAAAAAATTGCTGGTTCCCTCCGAGAATGTATCTGAGGCGGCTATTGTTGCCGGAATTGATGTTATCCCTGTTAAAACCCTTGCAGATACTGTAGGAATACTCACCGAATCTATTCCCGCCATTCCTCACAAGGTTACGGTAGAAGAGATATTTAAGGAATCCTGCAGCTATGATGTGGATTATGCCGATGTAAAAGGCCAGGAGCATGCTAAGCGGGCGTTGACAGTTGCTGTAGCCGGAAATCATAATCTCATTATGGTAGGGCCACCAGGATCAGGCAAGACAATGCTTGCACAACGGATCCCTACTATCATGCCATCTCTTACCCTGGAAGAAGCTTTAGATACAACCAGGATTTATAGCATAGCAGGCCTTCTTAATCCGGAGCAATCATTGATTGCAACAAGACCTTTTCGTGCCCCGCATCATACCATTAGCACTGCCGGGTTAGTTGGAGGTGGTTCATTTCCAAGACCAGGAGAGATAAGTCTTTCACATCACGGGGTACTTTTTTTAGATGAGCTTCCGGAATTCGACCGAAAGACACTGGAAGTGCTTCGGCAGCCTCTGGAGACAGGCAGTATAACAATTTCACGGGCTATGAGCTCAGTTACTTATCCGGCAAGCTCGGTCCTTGTAGCTTCTTGCAATCCTTGTCCCTGTGGATTCTATACAGATAAACAACACCCTTGCCGCTGTACGCCTCACCAAATTCAAAACTATATGTCAAAGGTTTCCGGACCTCTGTTAGATAGAATTGATATACAACTGGAGGTTCCGGCTGTACGCTACCATGAGCTTGTTGCAGACAGAGAGGTACAGTCTTCAGATGATATGAGGAAAAAAGTACTGGCAGCCCGTATAATGCAAAAAGAACGTTTTAAAGACCTGCTCTCCAATTATGGACAGGAACAGGGAATTATAGTGAATGCCCGTATGTCCTCTAAACAGGTCAAAAAGTATTGTATCCTTGATAAACCCGCAGAAACACTACTACACCAGGCAATGACGGGCTTAGGAATTTCTGCACGTGGACATAGCAAGGTACTCAAAGTAGCACGCACTATTGCGGATATTGATGAAAGTCAAATCATAAAGATAGACCATATATCAGAGGCAATACAGTACAGAAGCCTGGACAGGACTTTGTGGAAGTAG
- a CDS encoding response regulator, with protein MPKEKILIVDDEQDLVKLIRYHLEKDGYKVLSASNGEDALFMARRERPELVVLDLMLPGIDGLEVCKKLKTTPELTTIAIVMLTAKGEESDITVGLKLGADDYITKPFSPKELIARIQAVLRRIKTSLVKRDYIEIGNLAIDVYKHEVSIQGESIPLTLTEFKLLHQLANKPGRVFTREQLLDAVSGPEITVIDRTIDVHIASLRKKLKSFANFIVTIRGIGYKFKEY; from the coding sequence ATGCCAAAAGAAAAAATCCTTATTGTTGATGATGAGCAAGACCTTGTGAAACTCATACGCTACCACCTTGAAAAAGACGGATATAAAGTACTATCCGCCTCGAATGGTGAAGACGCACTCTTTATGGCCCGAAGAGAAAGACCGGAACTTGTCGTATTAGACCTTATGTTACCAGGAATTGATGGTCTTGAGGTATGTAAAAAATTAAAAACAACCCCGGAACTAACTACCATTGCGATTGTCATGTTAACGGCAAAAGGTGAAGAATCCGATATAACGGTTGGCTTAAAATTGGGTGCAGATGATTATATAACAAAACCCTTCAGCCCAAAAGAACTCATAGCACGCATACAAGCAGTGCTCAGACGAATAAAAACTTCTCTGGTAAAACGAGATTATATTGAAATAGGCAATCTTGCAATCGATGTATACAAACATGAGGTATCCATACAAGGAGAATCCATTCCATTGACCCTTACAGAATTCAAGCTCCTTCATCAGCTTGCCAATAAACCAGGACGGGTATTTACCCGAGAACAATTACTCGATGCGGTATCCGGACCCGAGATCACCGTTATTGACCGGACAATAGACGTACATATCGCCTCTTTGAGAAAAAAACTAAAGTCTTTTGCAAATTTCATCGTTACTATACGGGGAATTGGTTATAAATTTAAAGAATACTAA
- a CDS encoding type II toxin-antitoxin system prevent-host-death family antitoxin codes for MITVGIKELKNRLSHYLREIKKGEKIVITEREKVIATIVPVERANEDSQLLSLVKEGFAVWKGGKPVGSKYPVKIKGKTVSEIVIEERR; via the coding sequence ATGATTACTGTTGGTATTAAAGAGTTAAAAAACAGATTAAGCCATTATCTCCGCGAAATAAAGAAAGGCGAAAAGATAGTGATTACCGAAAGGGAAAAGGTAATAGCCACCATTGTTCCTGTGGAAAGAGCAAACGAAGACTCCCAGCTCCTTTCTCTTGTTAAAGAAGGTTTTGCTGTGTGGAAAGGCGGCAAACCCGTGGGAAGTAAATATCCTGTTAAAATCAAAGGGAAGACCGTTTCTGAGATTGTCATTGAGGAGAGAAGGTGA
- a CDS encoding PH domain-containing protein gives MNKKHIRKKNTKTEIIQSLRPSILQYWLASIFLAFSIFLSFRRFGVNTITGISILSVSSSLAAYIIISVCTTRYLITHRGLLVRQGPFSIRFKEISYCDINNIMIKQGSVQKRFKIGNLTINTECISRILRGIKNPHKIKELINTQKASEYERRTLLRRML, from the coding sequence GTGAATAAAAAACATATTCGCAAGAAAAACACAAAGACTGAAATTATTCAATCCTTAAGGCCTAGTATTCTCCAATACTGGCTCGCATCTATTTTTCTTGCATTTTCAATTTTTTTATCATTTCGGAGATTTGGTGTAAACACTATCACAGGAATAAGCATATTATCTGTCAGTAGTTCTCTTGCTGCTTATATCATTATTTCAGTTTGCACTACGAGATATTTAATTACACATCGGGGACTTTTGGTCAGACAAGGTCCTTTCTCAATAAGATTTAAAGAAATAAGCTATTGTGATATTAACAATATTATGATCAAACAAGGATCTGTACAAAAGCGTTTTAAGATTGGTAATCTTACCATAAATACTGAGTGTATTAGCCGTATATTGAGAGGAATTAAAAATCCCCATAAAATAAAAGAGCTCATTAACACACAAAAGGCGTCTGAATATGAAAGGCGTACATTATTGAGGAGAATGTTATAA